AAAGTGCCTTTGATAATAacaaaacttattaaaatagTACCTAAGACATACATATCTAAGCATTTAAACGCGAAAATATTCGTTTTCTCATAATTTGTATATGTCATTCCTCGTCGCTATTGTAAAACCGCCATTTTGACAATAATTCTACCGGAAATACTAATACGAATGACAAAAGTAGATTAAACATTCCGTCCAAGTGCAAATTTTATATCATGACGTTTTTATGTGGTAATTATGTGTAACTCGTGCAGCCGTCCAGTAcatgtttataaattatatcaatatttcaTAAGCtcgaatattaattttatttatacaaatatgaacAAGTAAttcaaaacaacaatttttaataaaattatgttgacGAAACAAGCGAAAGTACAgaaattacattttcttaaaaaagtaataGTTTCATAATTCATACTATACATTTTCCAAACATTAATCCAAATATTCATCAATTGGTAATTTTCTTGCGCGGTAATCATATCGAGCCACTTCGGGATGTTTGTCTTTGAAATCTGAATATACTGTTGCCAGACGCAAACATTCCTCCACAGACAACTCGAATGGTCTGACGGTTGGATCTACATCGGCCAACTCGAAAAGCGTATCCGTTACATCTTCACGATCTTCGGGTGGAAAAAGGGTACTATAACCGCGTCGGCAATACTTTTGCCGCATATTAAATATGTGACGGACAACACGTTCAACCAGTTCGAATGGTAGCGTGGTTTTTGGCTGCTTCAGGGGTATCAACTTTACAACGCCCACATCGACTTCTGGTTTCGGCACAAAGGCTTTGCCTGGTATTACAAATTTCATAAACGGTGTAGTCCATATTTGCGACATTATCGATAAGCGACAACGCTGTTCATGACCTAGTGGTGCACAAATGCGCACAGCCACTTCTTTCTGGAAGGTGAGTGTCATAGCAGTGTCCGGACGACGAAAGCCACCACGCCGCAATGACAGATCTTTCAACCAATTTATAAGTAGGCGCGTAGAAATAGCAAAAGGTAAGTTGCCAATCAGATGTAAGCGATATTCGGACATTGGTATATGTTTCTCCATGTCAAAACGCAATATATCACCTTGATAGATGTCTACTTGTGTATGTAGTGGACGTGCGCATTCCTTTAACAACTCTAATGTTGGCATAAAGCGTACATCCTTTTCCACAAGCACCAAACGACCAGGCGTGCGTCGCAAAATCGAACGTGTTATGCCACCCGGACCCGGCCCGACTTCTAACACCGTGTCTTGTGGATCTATACGACCGGCAGACTTTACAATTTTATCCGTTAACCGTTCATCCATAATGAAATTCTGACTCATATGTTTAATGGCCTGCAATTTATAAAGTTTCACCAGATCGCGTATGGTTGGCATGGGCGGTAATCGTACGCCCCCAGTGAGCACCCGTGCAGCAGCATGtggcattttttattaaatttaactaaaaaaaagtaaaacgaaGTATATTAAAAGCGTAAATAAAGCACAATAATGAACTTACTCtgtttgcaacaaaaaatgagGAACTCCCAAAGATAATGCTAAATTACACAATACAAACTTTTCTTTCGCTTGCTGTGTGCTTgtcttaaaactaaatataactTTATGTAACTAGTTCTTAttgttttgaaacttttttcggTTCCTCAAAATCATCTAAGAAATCTTCTTGTTGCACTGATAGCATTGAGTAGGCATATATACCCAACACGGATGCGCCCAAGATGCCGGCTGTAATCAGGTTATTTCTACGTATGCGCTGCAACTTTTCCACACGCACCAAATTTTGTTGTTCGATGATTTTCATAAACTCTAGTTGCGCTTTATCCAACTTCGGTGCATTACCATCGAATTTGATATTGGGCAATTTACCATCAGGAGCGGCTgacatattattatttgtatacgTTAGGATTATTTTATCGTTCTTAGATTTGCtataaattatttgtgaaattaCTTTCAGTAGTTGAAAATTATTCCTTCTAGTCTAACGCATTTTATTTTCACAGCTGAACAGCTGTTTTTGGCACATTGGTGTAGAAAATTGAGGTTAACTCAAGGCACAGGGTGATATGCATTAACCATTtagtaatagtttttttatatttaatatttccataattttttcttaattttttctttcactctttaatatttataaatttgggtcggctttagtacaccgtcccaggatttcgggaataaaatgggtatggtcggatagaggagattctccagatcacgaatatAGGtgtagccgcaggaagcttatagttttcgagttattcgcgtttaaagtttaaaatttacaatattttatttacatatttttttaatttttgcaaagttttgagaataatttataaaatattattttccacatTACTTTGTAACTAACTATTTTCTGGCAACGCGCAATTGCACttccttgttgttgctgtaaaattttccaaataccaAACTGCTCCCCCTTCCGCAGACAATTCGAACGAAATGGAGCTGGCAATGGCTGCATTGGCTTTTCCTGTACGTTGTGCTCAGTTCACTTTTGTGACTCGGCTCGTGAAGAACATTATTTTCAACTGCTGATCAagaaaagcgaaatttctataaaaaaaaaactgagttaCATTGTTTTCAACCGTATAAAAGTGtagtaaaaaagtgaaaaaagcataaaagcatttgttgctgttgatgcgCAATTATTCTTGCCCTTTGCTATACTGCCAAAAACACAGTTATAAACCAAacagaaaattgaaaaacgaaaaagtttttaaataatacaataaagttTCTGTGATTAATCCatataattatatgttttgGACTATACATAATTGCTTAAGGCATATGGAAGAAGCTTTCTAAAGGCAAATTGCGCAAAATAGTAGTAAACTCAGCATTCACATATgaatgtaagtgtgtgtatatgATTTTCTTTGAGTGAGTTTGAAGAGAGGAGAATTTGTAACTGCCAAaaacaaacagcgaaaagaaatttaaagaaacaaaacaaacaaagcaatttatatttttttctgattttaatgaaattatacatttgtatgtgtgtctatatttacatatacatataaatctgTATTTGCGCATTTttgtctatttatttttttctgcccTGCATTG
This genomic stretch from Bactrocera dorsalis isolate Fly_Bdor chromosome 5, ASM2337382v1, whole genome shotgun sequence harbors:
- the LOC105224754 gene encoding dimethyladenosine transferase 1, mitochondrial, encoding MPHAAARVLTGGVRLPPMPTIRDLVKLYKLQAIKHMSQNFIMDERLTDKIVKSAGRIDPQDTVLEVGPGPGGITRSILRRTPGRLVLVEKDVRFMPTLELLKECARPLHTQVDIYQGDILRFDMEKHIPMSEYRLHLIGNLPFAISTRLLINWLKDLSLRRGGFRRPDTAMTLTFQKEVAVRICAPLGHEQRCRLSIMSQIWTTPFMKFVIPGKAFVPKPEVDVGVVKLIPLKQPKTTLPFELVERVVRHIFNMRQKYCRRGYSTLFPPEDREDVTDTLFELADVDPTVRPFELSVEECLRLATVYSDFKDKHPEVARYDYRARKLPIDEYLD
- the LOC105224756 gene encoding cytochrome c oxidase assembly factor 3, mitochondrial, with the protein product MSAAPDGKLPNIKFDGNAPKLDKAQLEFMKIIEQQNLVRVEKLQRIRRNNLITAGILGASVLGIYAYSMLSVQQEDFLDDFEEPKKVSKQ